A region of the Callithrix jacchus isolate 240 chromosome 5, calJac240_pri, whole genome shotgun sequence genome:
AGCCACTGAGTGCCTTGGCCTATTGTGATGAATAGCTGGGAATCAAGATAAACCACTAGCGGCAGCCATGCTGGCCTTTTTAGGGGAGAGCTGGGGGGTGAGGCAAGCCTTGCCAGGGGTCCCCCTTACCAAGGTGTCTGACAAGTTGAAGTGACTTCCCCTGGGGGCCTGGCCAGCCTGAGCTGCTAGCTACAATCCCCCAAAGTCCAAAACCCCAGAACAGGTGATCTGTCCACACCAGAAGCGGCAGGGCCACAGTTCTGCCTCCTTGAGATTCAGGTCTCCCAGGGATTTGCCCCACTGCCTGAGTGGGGGCAGAACAGCAGCCCACTCCCCAGAGCCCTCCAGAGAGGGAGCCCCACTGAAGATGATTGTGCTGGGGGtgcaggaggaaggagaagccACCGAGGGCTGGAGGACACCAGGAATTGGAAGTAGACTGGTGGAAGTGCCAGGCTTGGCCACCCCGAGACCTGGGTACCCCAAAGGACTCTGCTGTGAGGCCAAGGTCCGAGTCAGTGCCCTGCCATGATCCACAGGCTCAGCAGCCACTGCCCAGCCAGGCGCTGTCTCCCTTGCTCTCAGCTTCACCCGAGCTTTCTCCAGTCATATCCCCGGGAGGCTGGCTTAGCTATGCTGGCTGTGACTCTGGCAGTCACTAAACTAACCCCTCAGAGCCTCAGTTCCCATTGGCACAATGAGGCCATGCCTTCTGGAATCATTAAGAGTCACAACTCTTATGTGAACAACTTTCAGAACTACAGACCACTCTGCAAGCATAAGCTGATGATAAAAACCTCAAGCTGAGACCTCTGTCCCATGAAACATAATAGCTGAATCTTGATGGAGTTTCAGGAATGGATAACAGAGGCACACAATGAATCACCTGATTAATTTTAAGAGCATGTTAGTAATTCACGTTAGAATGAATCCCTTTATATTACAGCCAAAGCGCATCACATATTTAAACCTAATAAGAAGACTCCATTTCACACCTCATTGTGTCAAATTACCAGACAGAACACAGGAAATGACACttggagacagaaaatcaacagctGAGTCAAAATCAAGACTCCTTTGCTGAAAACTGTGAAAAAACAGTTTGCCAGCTTCCTTATAGCTGTGAAAATTAAGCACTGAAAGCAAAGCTCTCTGttctcaatttaaaaagagaaggccACCTGTAAGGCCAACACATTTAAACTGTTTCTATGACAGAATGATCAGgtattatcttattttctttgtcaatttaaaaagagaagaacacCTATAAGCCCGACACATTTAAACTGTTTCTATGACAGAATGATTAGGTATTATCTTATCTTCTTTGCATACCTCACCTGTGAAGCACATCATTTGTCACTAAAAGTATTTCTGCTGACCACTAATTGTCTTTCCTATAGAATCACATTAAGTTTTGAATTGTTCATCTGACAGAATGTAGGTCACACTGACTAGAGAGAAGCtgatctctgcctctgtcctaCTGGTACTGGCCCCAGAAGCCAGCCCCGAGAAGTGAGGACACACAATTAAGCATCAGACTCCCAACTCTCTTCCCCCAGCACGGAGCCTGGCCAGCGCTGAGGGGAGAGAAGGGCACAGGAGTCCAAGGCCAGCCAGTGCATATAGATGGGCCCAATGTTACCACAGCTACCAATTCTCTGAATTTTTATCccattacatatttatattacatatatcatCACatatttatctgatttttttctaacttttattgcTATCTAAAATATTGTCTCTATGAAGTTATTCCAAACATTTTTGGAGACACAATCTCTTGTTACTCTCACAAATACCCAGGAAGGAAAGGAACAGGTATCAGCCCCATTTTGTAGGCTGGAAAACAGGAGAGAAGTGTAATGTCAACTTACGCCAGAAGGAGTGAACGTCGAGAGCAGAGGGCCTAAGGCTACCTGCCCCCTGCCTGAAGACTGCTGCCTGAGAAAGGTCCCGTGGCTTCCCTTCCTGAGCTAGTTGGATGGACTGCTCGGCCTTAAAACCCTCCTCACCAAGGCAATTCTTACATCAACACCTGATGGAATTAAATTTCACTCACTTAATCAGAGAAGAAACTCCCATGCCATAGCACCAAAAAAGGTAAATCAGCAGCGGtccatttatcttatttattatcAAAATCATGACCAGTGTGTAGACATTCTTGTTACTTGGGGCTTATAACACATGGGCAAAGATGACATTAACACATGCACTGTTCACATTTTGGGGTCTAGGGGTCAAGAACAACTGTCACAGACAGGACATTACTGAACACACCCCTGCAATAGGTCCCAAATTGCAGAATCATCCAGTTCCAGCATGGTCAGCATGGGCAGTGTGGAGATATTCACAGAAAGAAACCCCACAAAGTTCTCTCTGAGCTGCTAGAGTCAACATGCTTTTCCTATGCACTAAGGAGAGCCCACGTCCCACACAACCCTTGAGAACACGGTTCCATTCTTGGCTTACATGGCTCTCGCTGCTGGCCTCAACACCCttgggccatgctccctctgctCTTCCATCCCCCCCACCACCAACAAACAAAGGTATGATCGCACATTATATGATAGTAAAGAAGGACACTGAGGCCAAGGGACAGGGTCGCAGCAGCAAGCTCATGGGCAGTGCGCCACTGCTCCACTCACCTGAGCCCTGTTCCCAGTGCAAGAAGCTTCCCAAGTCCTAGAGAATGACTGTACTTGgaaagctttgttttgttttaagagaaaatggctttaCATGAATTTATCTTCCCTGCGGCAGATATGTTACACTTCCCTCTAATCAGAAAGATGGGCCCAGGTGAAGGTGTCCCTGGCAGGACCCGGGCATCCTCAAAGAGGATGAAGCAGCCGTGCCCACTACCCCTCAGGGACAGGTGCATGTGGACACTTGAACCACGACTGTGTCCACAGCTCCTTCTGGACCAGGCCTGGTGCCTGAGTGTGAAGACTCCTGGCTTGCATGGCAGGGGCAGCTATCTGGGCGGGCTAAACAGACTGGAGGCTGAGTCTGCAGATAAAGGGGGACCTGAAGGAGCCCAGGTACAGGTACCCGTCATGCTCATGCACCTCGCTGATGTAGGTGACCACCAGCCCGTCAGGATCATGCAGGCTTCTTCGGAAGGCACCGCTGTCGCTGAGTTCTAGGACAAGGCTGTACCTCGGCACAAACTTCATCACCGTCTCCTGACTGAAGAGCTAGAGGGAAGCACAGTGCAGGGAGAGTTCACCACCTGGCCAAGAATGCTGTGAGCAGATCAACCGCGCCTCCCCCACCATCCAGGAATGGCCTGACTCCTTCCGTGACAGGGCAGCCCCACAGGGCAGTGCCAAGACTAACCCAGCTCCCACTCCCAGCCCAGGGGCCCCAAAGcaggccccaccccaccccacccctgtccCTGTGAAGATCAGGCCAAGGAGGCTCCCCAGCACAAGGACAGCAATGTGAGCACATCTCTAGATGGCCTGGCTGAACTCAGAGGGACACACATCACATCCAAGGCAGTCACAGCACTGAAGCCAAGGCTCAGAATGACCTTGACCCATCAGATCACAACCAGCACAGCTTCCCTGGAATACACAAGTCTTCTGTTTAGGTTTAAAACATTTCAGATAGGCAAGGTGCCAATGATGGAGATTTGAGAACAGTTCACTTTCAAAACCAACGAGCAGGTCTACACACCACACAACATGGCTTCCAAAACACTGAAATCCCACTGCTTTCCTCAAAGCGGGGTGCAGATCCTGAGGAACACCTCCATGGACAAATGGAAAAGCGCTTAGACTTGGACTCTGTGGCCACTCAGGGCTGTTGAAGAGTTTTAAGCAGAGAAACCAGATGGCAAGTGACATGATTTCTGGCAGAGCAGAAGGACACCTGGTCAGAAATTATGACAAAGCACTCCACTGCCTAAGACCAAGGAATGGAAATAAACAGACAGATTTCCAGCTTTTCATACAAGGGAAAATACCCAAACAAGTGTCCACCAAATAATGTCACCGTCACTGGAATGTTCAAGCAGACAGAAAAGCTGACTGGGCTCTAGGTTCAAGAGCAATAGATCAACTGCATTACAGCTCAAAAAATGCCCAAGGCTTCCCACAACCCACAACTGCTGTTCGGCCGTgaatccttccctctctcttctcttctccctaaGAGACCTGATCCTCTCTCACTATTACAATTAGTCACTTTCCCAGAAAGCTCTCAAATCTCCACCTCTATTTCCAACCCCAGTGCTAAGTCACTTACTGTCTGGGACCCATGTCTGCCTGGACTTTCTAACAGCACTTCAAATTCGACAGCCTCCCAGCTGCAGACAAGGCAGGACCTCGGCCCTCATTCTTGATCCCACTTCTCTGTGCCCTACAAGTCCAGCCACCAGTCTTGCCATCCTGCTGTGTGTGTCCCGGGCCTGGGCCCTGCCCCACTGCCTCTCCCCAGTCACTGGGACAGCCTCCTGAGCCCTGCTGCAAGCTGTTCTCCTTACAGGGGATGCAGTtatctttaaaaacattctttgtACTATATCACTCCCCTCCTAAACAACTCCGTCAAGACACCACACGTGGGGCAGAGCAGGGTACATGTGTACCCAGACCATGGTGGCCCAGACCAGCCCACTCCACTTGGGGTGAGAAGGTGTCCCTGCAGTGGGGTGACCCTGCCTGGGCTGTCAGGGCCCACACAGGGTGAGGAGGTATCCCCACAGTGGGATCCAGATCAGGTTATGAGAGCCCGTGAAGGTGAGGAGATGTACACCCAGGGACAGCCCGGTGCAGGGAGAAAGCCCTTGAGAGGAAAGGCAGCCTCCAGCACATGGTCAGGGAGGAAGGGGACAGCACAGTGTGGAGTGCTACAGCCCTGGATGGGGCCATGTGAGAGGGGACAGCAGCCACAGATTCATCACATGCAGGGAAATGGATAAACAGGTAAACTTAGGGAGGACAATGGGATCCAGATTTCTCACTGCTAGAGAAGAGAGGTACAAAGGGGAGAAATAATGGGAGAAAACTTGCATCAGTCGTGTGGTGTCACGGTTTTCAATTTACAGATGACAGACGCAGGCATAAGCGTGAGCGGTATGTGATGTCTACTCATGCAGGCCTGTGTGAGTACACATCATATGCTTGTACTCCCAGCATTGTCCCTTGGGAACCCGGGAGCAGCGACACCCAAGGCAATGAATACATTGGCACCCAGCTCTCCTCCACAGGGAACCAGGACTCCTGACAGAAATGGCCAACTGCAGAGCTGCAGCAGGGACAGTATGAGAGCAGCATGAACGACCTGTGTGCCAGAAAGTGAGGAGCTAGTCCAAGACAACAGAGCATGCCCAAAGGCCCAGAGTCCCACTGAAGGGGCTCCTCCCAGGCACAGATGGGtaatttgagcatcaaaataaatgatgacgccgggcacggtggctcatgcctgtaatcccagcactttgggaggccgaggtgggtggatcacgaggtcaagagattgagaccatcctggtcaacatggtgaaaccccgtctctactaaaaaatacaaaaaattagctgggcatggtggcgcgtgcccgtaatcccagctactcgggaggctgagactggagaactgcctgaacccaggaggcggaggttgcggtgagccgagatcgcgccattgcactccagcctgggtaacaagagcgaaactccgtctcaaataaataaatgactgtaaCCTAATCACCATTAAGAACATGGGTAACCATGAGATGGCACTGATGATTACTTACAGAAACCATCTCTCCACAAGTGACTCAGTAATTACTCATGGAAGAGTCACTTCAAGGTGGAGACACCTGGCATTCCCCGCCTGTATCTGGTGGCCAAAGTTGCCGCCACCCATAACAGAGCAAACTGATATTGTGCCCTCATAACAGCCACACCAAGATGAGCACAGCTTCACTGCTGTGCCACTGCTGCCACCAATGCGAGACCAGAatctaaaagtgaaaaaatatcagacaaacccTACTGGAGGGACATTCTGAGAGACCACTGACCTGTACACTTCCAAAGGATCAAGGCCAAAACTTCAAAAAGACTGAGAACTGAATAACCCCCAGACTGAAGGAGATTAAACAGAGCTGACAACTCGATATCACTCCTGATCCCGGGTTGAATCCTTTGTTATAAAGGACAACACTAGGAAAACTGGCGAAATCTGAATGGGGCCTGCAGACTGGACAGGTGCAGGGGAGCTGTGGGCATCTCCAGGTTTTGATCGATGTAATGAAGAATGTGCCAGACATGCTCAGGCATCTGCAATAAGTGACAGGGCATCAGGTCAGGAGGTGACTCgaaaacagtgctgggaaaaaaTTCCTTGTACCATCCCTGCTATGCTTCCACAGCTTTGATactatctcaaaattaaaaaaaaaaaaaaaatcaagccaggcatggtggctcatgcctgtaatcccagcactttgggaggctgaggtgggtggatcacttgaggtcaggagttcaagaccacgctggctaacatggtgaaacccatctctactaaaaatataaaaattagctgagtgtggtggtgcatgcctgtagtcccagctaatcaggaggctgaggcaggagaactgcttgagccctggaggcagaggttgcggtgagccgagatcacagtacCACCTCCAGTCTGCGTGACATGAGTcctggaggcggagggtgcagtgagccgagatcacagtacTACCCTCCAGTCTGCGTGACATGAGCCCTGGAGGCGGacggtgcagtgagccgagatcacagcactacCCTCCAGTCTGCGTGACATGAGCCCTGGAGGCGGacggtgcagtgagccaagatcacagtaCTACCCTCCAGTCTGCGTGACAtgagccctggaggcggagggtgcagtgagccgagatcacagtacTACCCTCCAGTCTGCGTGACATGAGCCCTGGAGGCGGacggtgcagtgagccgagatcacagcactacCCTCCAGTCTGCGTGACATGAGTcctggaggcggagggtgcagtgagccgagatcacagtacTACCCTCCAGTCTGCGTGACAtgagccctggaggcggagggtgcagtgagccgagatcacagtactaccctccagtctgtgtgacatgAGCCCCGGAGGCGGatggtgcagtgagccgagatcacagtactaccctccagtctgtgtgacatgAGCCCCGGAGGCGGatggtgcagtgagccgagatcacagtacTACCCTCCAGTCTGCGTGACAtgagccctggaggcggagggtgcagtgagccgagatcacagtacTACCCTCCAGTCTGCGTGACAtgagccctggaggcggagggtgcagtgagccgagatcacagtactaccctccagtctgtgtgacatgAGCCCCGGAGGCGGatggtgcagtgagccgagatcacagtacTACCCTCCAGTCTGCGTGACATGAGCCCCGGAGGCGGatggtgcagtgagccgagatcacagtacTACCCTCCAGTCTGCGTGACAtgagccctggaggcggagggtgcagtgagccgagatcacagtacTACCCTCCAGTCTGCGTGACAtgagccctggaggcggagggtgcagtgagccgagatcacagtacTACCCTCCAGTCTGCGTGACATGAGCCCTGGAGGCGGacggtgcagtgagccgagatcacagtacTACCCTCCAGTCTGCGTGACAtgagccctggaggcggagggtgcagtgagccgagatcacagtacTACCCTCCAGTCTGCGTGACAtgagccctggaggcggagggtgcagtgagccgagatcacagtacTACCCTCCAGTCTGCGTGACAtgagccctggaggcggagggtgcagtgagtcgagatcacagtACTACCCTCCAGTCTGCGTGACAtgagccctggaggcggagggtgcagtgagccgagatcacagtacTACCCTCCAGTCTGCGTGACATGAGCCccggaggcggagggtgcagtgagccgagatcacagtacTACCCTCCAGTCTGCGTGACAtgagccctggaggcggagggtgcagtgagtcgagatcacagcactgcactccagtctgcgtgcatgagccctggaggcggagggtgcagtgagcccagatcacagtACTACCCTCCAGTCTGCGTGACAtgagccctggaggcggagggtgcagtgagcccagatcacagtACTACCTTCCAGTCTGCGTGACAtgagccctggaggcggagggtgcagtgagtcgagatcacagcactgcactccagtctgcgtgaCAAAGCGAGgctcaatctcaaaaacaaaacaaaacaaaaaactcttcaatGACCTGGATCACATTTTGAATAAAATCAGACCCTCTTTCCAAGTCCATGGGGGTGTGGTCCACCCTCTCACTCCTCCTCACCCAGCTGCAGGAAGACTCTGCACCCTCACACTTACAGCCCTCTAGCTGCACCCCTGATCAATGGTGCCTCCTCACGCCcacatgtgccaagcactgttgcAGGTGTGGAGGATGACAAATGGACTACGCATGAACTACACAAAAAAACCCTTGCTCTGATGGTACCTGTCCTAGTCAGGGGAAGAGACACGCCACCGCATCCTAGAGAAGGACAAATTTCTGAACAGATTAGGACTTCCCACACGGCAACCCACAACTCACATCACCGAAGGCCATGGGCCAGTCTAACTGAGAATGGGCACACAGCCCCCAGAAGGGGTCCAGGCACACAGCCCAGCACCAGGACTCAGCGACTGCTGCCTGTTAGCACCAGGCCTGGAAGCTAGTATTTCCTCATCAGTTCAAATATTCAGTATCAATTTTATATACCTCTTCAGCCTGCGACATGGAGCTTGCTGGAAAACCAGATCTCTGTATTGCAAAAGTGCTCACGCCAGCCAAGTGACCCCCCACAGTGTAAACGTGCTGCGTTATAATGCAGGGTACTTCAGGGAAGCGTCCAAAATGGCAGGATGCACAACACTTAAAAGCTGTGTTGAAGGGGCTGTTGTGTTGAAGGGGCTATTGTGTTGAAGGGGCTGTTGTGCTGAAGGGGCTGTTGTGTTgaaggggctggggctggccattggtgggggtgggtgccttttttttaaagggaatgatTTGGGTGTGGTAAGAGGTGAAAGGGCAGAAGCCCATGGAGAAGAATGCCCAACAGTGAGGCTGCAAGAAGGCAGTGAGGAACAGGCAGGACGGCAGCCATAGTGACTGGGTGACAGGCACGGTCACACCtgcagggaggggagaaaggcaCCTGCCGACTCTTTCCCTGAGGAGGCAGCAAGGAGGGCGGAGAGCGGAGAGGTCTGGCACAGCCATGGCAGACGGAGGAGCAAGACTGACAGGCAGGTGGATGCCCTAAGCCACGATAGTGAGGGTGGTGATAAAAACACCCAGAAACAGGAAAACCAGAAGAACCAACAGGTCTGAATGTTTAAACCTGCATTTCAGGATGAAGAATGAAATGTGTTTCTAAGTAGTCATTCAAAGAGCCAAATACTACAAGCACATCTAGATTTTTAAGCTGTAAGGGTCAAAAAATATGATTAGattcatttccattttgtttcttaaaataaccattttataGTTACCTTAAAAATCATCCTTTTAATCCAGGGTCTCTCAGATAAGAAATCCAGCATGGAAAACCCAGGGTTAGGGCGGATGGTTGACATGCCGACCCAGTACCCCCCAGAGCTGCTGGGCCGGATGTTGTCTGGAAATCCAGGCATGTTCTCCACAAACAGATCGGCCCCACCCTTCATCAGGCCAGAAACGTAGACTCTGAAAAATTCACCCAAGCAGACAGTGAGCAGTAGCCCcataattcaagaaaaaaaatttcgcCAAGCACCACATTGGTCTTGGTCCAAATACATATATGGAAAAGTTCTCTATGTCCATCATGAACAAAGGCACAGCTGCTGAGAAGGAACCTTTGGGCCCAGGGCCCAGCGTGAACAGAGGGGAAGCAGGTCTGGGGAGGACCAAGACCCTGCTGGCAGAGGAATAAGGCCCGGGCTGGGCCAGTTGGCCTTAACTTAAGACACTCTCCCAGACTGTGACTCACAGTAGGAGAAAGAAAGCGCACCCttgaaatttcttttaacatGCCATGCAGAAGGTGCGCTGCTGCCTCTGATTCCTGTCGACCCCATTCCCATGCCCACCCTACCCCAGCCACGATGCACTCTGGCTGACAACTGACAGCTCAGCTGACCCCACACACACCTACGTATCCTCGCCATGGTCGTTTCTGCCACGAGGACGAAGTCTTCCGCAGGAGACAGCTGGACTCCATTGGGGAAGCGCAGCTGGTCCAGTAAAACTTTTACTTCCCTGGTCACAGTATCATACTCCAGCAGGCTGCAGAACACCAAAAGCAGAGGGTTTGCGGGTAAGTCCGCGGCTCTTGCTCCGGGACTTCAGGGCATGGGCCTGCAGGTCATTCCACCTCATCCCAGAGCAACAGGCCCTGGGTCCCCTGCTCAAACTTGATTCGAGGCTGGCCCCTGGGGCCCTTCCCCATGCAGAGCAGATCCAGTGTCCCCTCCAGAGAACCCCATGGTCAGTTCTCTCACTGACCTGGGAGCTGGACAGGAGTCCCCCACAGAAAGGCAACCCAAAGGCCAGGCCCGCCTCCAGGGTCTCTCCCAACTGCGCAGACTCACACCCTCAAACAGCCTGTTTTAATTtctcagagaaaacaaaagtgCTTTGTTCCACTTTGTGACGTCCATCTCCTGCCTCCAGAGCCACTAAGGTCCTGCCCTAGAAGCTGAAATATGATGCTGGAAATACGCCCTTGTTCCCTAGAAGTAACAAGCTCTGCTGAAGCAACTGGCCTGGCTGGCAAACTCAACAAATGGGAGACCTGGAGCAAGGCCTCACCGCCCATCATCTGTGCCTTCCATCACCAGAAGCAGGTAGTCTCGTCTTTGCCATTTGCTGCTAGAATCAGTGAAATAAATCTTCCTCCCATCCTGAGTGACTGTAAGATCATTCACAAAGGACATTTTCTTCCCCTCAATGGGAGTCTCAGAGGACAGCAGCAGTTTCACTTCACctgaagtttaaaaagaaaaaaattggcttGAACTGGGAACTTGCTTctcaataatttcaaaatattaaccaGCCTGACTTAAAAAGATAAACTTTTCCATATGTCAGACTTATTCCTTCTTATACTAAAAAGAGTATTAGGTGTTAGATGATTCTTTTTAGACTAGCTTCGTTTAAGGCAGAATCTTTGCTGTAAGGATGAGGGATCTTACTAAGGCCAACTAACTTGGTAACATCCATTCCAAGGGTTAGGCTTTAGTTCTATTTGTTTGAGAGAAATAAGACATATTCTACtcatttgctttttgaaaaaaaaagttgtagtaagttttgaaaaataGTAGAAAGAACATAGACTGCGTGCTAGGCTCTCTCCAGGTGTGATCACCTTTAAACCCTCACAACAATCCcatgggctgggctactgtgacCAGCCAAGGGACCTGCACAGTCACAACTGGTGGCCAGCAGAGTAGAGCGCCCCCAAGCAACTGGGCTGCAGGGCCTACATTCAGGTCCCCATGCACTGCACAAGATGACAGACTTCTCCCTGGCAGGAACCTGCACTCAGACACATAGCACATATTACAGCTTGGTCAAGGGGACTCATGAGCagtcaggagagagaagaggaagaacaacgggagaaaatggaaaggtggagaaaggggagggccacagagaaaacaaagagagcagaaaacaaacagaaaagatgcAAAGACACAGAAACATATAGACAGAAACAGGTCTAATTTCCTCAAAGTACGTCCTTTTGAGACCCTGTAACTGAAATATAAATAGTAGGAGGAAATTCCATGGACCAAATGTATTTATGGGTGGGGAGTTTTCTGGTGTTTAAAACCAGCTGACTTTTCCAGGCAATGCTGTCAGTACTGTTCAGTCTTTAGTAGATTGCTGGTAACAAATTCTATTAAGTCTATGCACACATATATTGtttaaaagatctaaaatcatcATAGACGGAAATAAGATATGGTCACATACGTGTCCAGGGGTTTACTTCAAACAGTCCCTTGTATGCATCAGCCACAAAGAGAGTCCCATTGGGTCCTGCACGAATACCCAGGGGTCTCCCACACACAGGCTCATCATCTCgggtttctagaaaaaaaaagacagggattCTACCTGTGCTCTCTGCAGtatccagttttctcatccatccCTTCCCATACGTCATGCTGTATGGAACAAAACAAGACCCCGGCATACAGCTAGAACTGCCCTGCAGGTACTCACTGCAGGTGCTTATTGCAGGGTGTTCACTGTAGGGTGCTCACTGCAGGTGTTTATTGCAGGGTGTTCACTGTGGGGTGCTCACTGCAGGTGTTTATTGCAGGGTGTTCACTGTGGGGTGCTCACTGCAGGTGTTTATTGCAGGGTGTTCACTGTGGGGTGCTCACTGCAGGTGCTTATTGCAGGGTGTTCACTGTAGGGTGCTCACTGCAGGTGTTTATTGCAGGGTGTTCACTGTGGGGTGCTCACTGCAGGTGTTCACTGCAGGGTGCTCACTGCAGGTGTTTATTGCAGGGTGTTTACTGCAGGGTGCTCAGTGCAGGTGCTTATTGCAGGGTGTTCACTGCAGGTGTTTATTGCAGGGTGTTCACTGCGGGGTGCTCACTGCAGGTGTTTATTGCAGGGTGTTCACTGCAGGGTGCTCACTGCAGGTGTTTATTGCAGGGTGTTCACTGCAGGGTGCTCACTGCAGGTGTTTATTGCAGGGTGTTCACTGCAGGGTGCTCACTGCAGGTGTTTATTGCAGGGTGTTCACTGCGGGGTGCTCACTGCAGGTG
Encoded here:
- the APMAP gene encoding adipocyte plasma membrane-associated protein isoform X3, yielding MLAVSLTVPLLGAMMLLESPIDPQALSFKEPPLLLGVLHPNTKLRQAERLFENQLIGPESIAHIGDVMFTGTADGQVVKLEDGEIETIARFGSGPCKTRDDEPVCGRPLGIRAGPNGTLFVADAYKGLFEVNPWTREVKLLLSSETPIEGKKMSFVNDLTVTQDGRKIYFTDSSSKWQRRDYLLLVMEGTDDGRLLEYDTVTREVKVLLDQLRFPNGVQLSPAEDFVLVAETTMARIRRVYVSGLMKGGADLFVENMPGFPDNIRPSSSGGYWVGMSTIRPNPGFSMLDFLSERPWIKRMIFKLFSQETVMKFVPRYSLVLELSDSGAFRRSLHDPDGLVVTYISEVHEHDGYLYLGSFRSPFICRLSLQSV
- the APMAP gene encoding adipocyte plasma membrane-associated protein isoform X1, with the translated sequence MSEADGLRQRRPLRPQVVTDDDGQAPEAKDGSSFSGRVFRVTFLMLAVSLTVPLLGAMMLLESPIDPQALSFKEPPLLLGVLHPNTKLRQAERLFENQLIGPESIAHIGDVMFTGTADGQVVKLEDGEIETIARFGSGPCKTRDDEPVCGRPLGIRAGPNGTLFVADAYKGLFEVNPWTREVKLLLSSETPIEGKKMSFVNDLTVTQDGRKIYFTDSSSKWQRRDYLLLVMEGTDDGRLLEYDTVTREVKVLLDQLRFPNGVQLSPAEDFVLVAETTMARIRRVYVSGLMKGGADLFVENMPGFPDNIRPSSSGGYWVGMSTIRPNPGFSMLDFLSERPWIKRMIFKLFSQETVMKFVPRYSLVLELSDSGAFRRSLHDPDGLVVTYISEVHEHDGYLYLGSFRSPFICRLSLQSV
- the APMAP gene encoding adipocyte plasma membrane-associated protein isoform X2, whose translation is MSEADGLRQRRPLRPQVVTDDDGQAPEAKDGSSFSGRVFRVTFLMLAVSLTVPLLGAMMLLESPIDPQALSFKEPPLLLGVLHPNTKLRQAERLFENQLIGPESIAHIGETRDDEPVCGRPLGIRAGPNGTLFVADAYKGLFEVNPWTREVKLLLSSETPIEGKKMSFVNDLTVTQDGRKIYFTDSSSKWQRRDYLLLVMEGTDDGRLLEYDTVTREVKVLLDQLRFPNGVQLSPAEDFVLVAETTMARIRRVYVSGLMKGGADLFVENMPGFPDNIRPSSSGGYWVGMSTIRPNPGFSMLDFLSERPWIKRMIFKLFSQETVMKFVPRYSLVLELSDSGAFRRSLHDPDGLVVTYISEVHEHDGYLYLGSFRSPFICRLSLQSV
- the APMAP gene encoding adipocyte plasma membrane-associated protein isoform X4 is translated as MLAVSLTVPLLGAMMLLESPIDPQALSFKEPPLLLGVLHPNTKLRQAERLFENQLIGPESIAHIGETRDDEPVCGRPLGIRAGPNGTLFVADAYKGLFEVNPWTREVKLLLSSETPIEGKKMSFVNDLTVTQDGRKIYFTDSSSKWQRRDYLLLVMEGTDDGRLLEYDTVTREVKVLLDQLRFPNGVQLSPAEDFVLVAETTMARIRRVYVSGLMKGGADLFVENMPGFPDNIRPSSSGGYWVGMSTIRPNPGFSMLDFLSERPWIKRMIFKLFSQETVMKFVPRYSLVLELSDSGAFRRSLHDPDGLVVTYISEVHEHDGYLYLGSFRSPFICRLSLQSV